In Lotus japonicus ecotype B-129 chromosome 5, LjGifu_v1.2, one genomic interval encodes:
- the LOC130721108 gene encoding uncharacterized protein LOC130721108, with protein sequence MYAFVMRPESLPKSYQDFIQKTGPVAAPVYKAVRDSCRGHPVDVASLHTYLSHRGRSEYVKLEEFPSIIPCSIIHPGTKSCLAHEVNATSATFKKTFPLYFSLTFVPFVVLRQQKFTDAPFRTLWFAIKGSVRSTAFLSAFVGIFQGVICLHRKLASRDHKFVYWIAGGISALSVLLEKKARRSELALYVLPRAVDSLWYILVNRHLLPIVKNAEVFLFSLCMGGIMYYLEYEPETMAPFLRSLIRRFLASRISNPSPPSNPTASYLQALDGTTKPKLPRRDSESSSEQYNLESIPGL encoded by the exons ATGTATGCCTTTGTAATGCGTCCTGAGAGTTTGCCCAAATCCTATCAAGACTTCATTCAAAAGACTGGGCCAGTTGCAGCGCCCGTATACAAGGCTGTAAGGGATAGCTGTAGAGGTCATCCAGTTGATGTTGCTTCATTGCATACTTACTTATCTCACAGAGGAAGATCTGAGTATGTAAAGTTGGAAGAGTTTCCCTCCATCATTCCTTGTTCCATCATTCATCCAGGAACAAAGTCATGTTTGGCACACGAAGTAAATGCAACATCAGCAACGTTTAAGAAAACCTTCCCACTTTACTTCTCTTTGACCTTTGTGCCATTTGTTGTTCTGCGCCAACAGAAG TTTACTGATGCTCCTTTCCGTACACTCTGGTTTGCCATCAAAGGATCTGTTCGGTCGACAGCCTTTTTGTCTGCTTTTGTTGGGATCTTTCAG GGAGTCATATGTTTACATAGAAAACTTGCTTCAAGAGATCACAAGTTTGTATATTGGATAGCAGGTGGAATATCTGCCCTTTCAGTGTTATTGGAGAAAAAAGCAAGGCGTAGTGAGCTAGCTTTATATGTTCTTCCCCGGGCCGTAGATTCATTATGGTATATCTTGGTGAACAGGCACCTGCTTCCGATTGTAAAAAATGCTGAG GTCTTCTTGTTTTCTCTCTGCATGGGAGGGATCATGTATTACTTGGAATATGAACCAGAAACCATGGCCCCATTTCTTAGGAGCCTCATCCGGCGCTTCCTTGCGAGCAGAATTAGCAATCCAAGTCCACCGTCTAATCCGACCGCTTCGTACTTACAAGCTCTTGATGGAACAACGAAGCCAAAATTACCCAGAAGGGACTCTGAATCTTCTTCAGAGCAGTACAATCTTGAATCTATTCCAGGGCTTTGA